A genomic segment from Amyelois transitella isolate CPQ chromosome 15, ilAmyTran1.1, whole genome shotgun sequence encodes:
- the LOC106135663 gene encoding uncharacterized protein K02A2.6 encodes MAAYGVIKPFQDGDDIECFLERLEQYFYANNISKELRTSVLLTMIDEKVYKVIKSTLHPELPKTKTLVELQTALRLRYKTRISHFRKRTAFDKLQQEDGETITKWYARVCDSATECEFGTCIDDRIKDKFVTGMRSGPIFERLCEEPITKKLADLLDIALNKEAVLHERQAPVHRVTKSTKSTISQSSKSQGEKQKSTETLLTCIHCGKSNHSFAKCKYKKYTCKLCKKVGHLASVCKAKAANTNNLEVEEEIIDIFTMMPELQVPSLNYISPFIVQCEINSKLIDMELDTGAAVSCVPESADNLEDYLENFSDLFKNELGVIKGEEVNLELIDKDVKPVFHKPIPIPHAFKEKVDEELRKLEREGVITKVESSKWGTPLVPVVKDNGKLRLCANYKITVNKYIKDVNHPLPRIDDIFSALQGGEKFTKLDLRNAFNQLLLDNSTGELLAWSTSKGIFKLNRLPYGTKPASSIFQAKMEKILLGAKGVVNFIDDVLVTGCNDEDHLNNLKEVLKRFKEVGIRLNKSKCLFFQNEINYLGHIISKEGLKKDPAKLEAIINAPVPNNVTEVRSWIGMVGYYSKFVPQLSVKLKPMYDLLQKDRKFIWTKVCNDSFEQVKKEIVSDNILIHFNRDLPLRLSCDASQNGIGAVLSHILPDGTDRPISFISRVYSKAEKGYSMIHKEALAIYWAVQKFYQYLVGSKFELQSDHKPLQALFGEHKSLPQMAAGRLQRWSTFLSGFNYTFKYIKGMHNVIADCMSRLPLQNNSCIKQTNEYEYINLVADQNIVNLDLVRSETRKDPILSSVFNMIRYGFPKFTQNNSLKPYLQKKNELYIDQNVIMWGYRVVIPEKLRSHLLKELHSTHEGIVKMKCNARSYFWWPGLDMQIENLIKSCDVCMTYRSEPPKAPIISWPRTKVPYERVHADFLGPIDNKMILLIIDSYSKWPEAFIVKSLDSKQTVERFRECFSRFGLPKVVVTDNAATFISKEFSEFLSKNGIVHETSPPFHPATNGFAENAKLNSYCYWCFTFSVDVSKET; translated from the exons ATGGCGGCATATGGAGTCATAAAACCATTTCAAGATGGTGACGACATTGAATGTTTTTTGGAAAGACTGGAGCAATATTTCTACGCCAACAACATTTCAAAAGAACTTCGGACGTCAGTTTTACTAACAATGATTGACGAAAAAGTTTACAAAGTCATTAAAAGTACATTGCATCCGGAGCTGCCTAAGACGAAAACACTTGTGGAATTACAAACAGCGTTACGCCTGAGATACAAAACCAGAATATCTCATTTTAGAAAAAGGACAGCATTTGACAAATTACAACAAGAAGATGGAGAAACCATCACTAAATGGTACGCAAGAGTTTGTGACTCTGCCACGGAATGTGAATTCGGCACGTGTATTGACGACAGAATCAAGGACAAGTTTGTTACAGGCATGAGAAGTGGGCCTATTTTTGAAAGGCTGTGTGAAGAACCTATTACTAAGAAGTTGGCTGATTTGTTGGACATAGCATTGAATAAGGAAGCAGTATTACATGAAAGACAAGCACCAGTGCATCGGGTCACTAAATCTACCAAGTCCACAATTTCACAAAGTTCCAAGTCTCAAGGTGAGAAACAAAAAAGTACTGAAACATTATTGACATGTATCCATTGTGGAAAATCCAATCATTCCTTtgcaaaatgtaaatataagaaatatactTGCAAACTGTGTAAAAAGGTTGGACATTTAGCTTCAGTATGTAAAGCCAAGGCGGCAAATACAAACAACTTGGAGGTGGAGGAGGAgattattgatattttcacAATGATGCCGGAATTACAGGTGCCATCGTTAAATTACATTTCTCCATTCATAGTGCAGTGTGAAATTAACTCTAAATTAATTGATATGGAGCTGGACACAGGTGCAGCAGTGTCATGTGTGCCAGAAAGT GCTGATAATTTGGAAGATTACTTAGAAAACTTTTCtgatctttttaaaaatgagtTAGGTGTGATAAAGGGAGAAGAAGTTAATTTAGAACTTATTGATAAGGATGTTAAGCCTGTTTTCCACAAGCCAATTCCTATTCCCCATGCATTCAAGGAGAAAGTAGATGAGGAATTAAGGAAGTTGGAACGGGAAGGTGTTATTACAAAGGTTGAAAGTTCTAAATGGGGAACTCCTTTAGTACCAGTTGTCAAAGATAATGGCAAATTACGTTTATgtgcaaattataaaattacagttaataaatatattaaagatgTTAACCATCCTTTACCTAGaattgatgatatttttagTGCCTTACAGGGAGGTGAGAAATTTACAAAACTTGATTTGCGCAATGCTtttaatcaattattattagataataGCACAGGGGAGCTATTAGCATGGTCTACAAGTAAGGGCATATTTAAACTTAACCGATTACCTTATGGTACTAAGCCAGCAAGCTCCATTTTCCAAGCTAAGATGGAAAAAATTCTATTAGGAGCCAAAGgtgttgtaaattttatcgATGATGTTTTGGTTACAGGATGCAATGATGAGGACCATTTAAATAATCTCAAGGAGGtgttaaaaagatttaaagagGTTGGAATAAGATTGAATAagtcaaaatgtttattttttcaaaatgagATTAATTATCTTGGTCACATTATATCTAAAGAAGGTCTAAAGAAGGATCCAGCTAAATTAGAGGCCATCATCAATGCTCCTGTACCCAATAATGTCACGGAAGTAAGGTCTTGGATTGGTATGGTTGGATATTATTCAAAGTTTGTTCCTCAGTTATcagttaaattaaaaccaatgtatgatttattacaaaagGATAGAAAATTTATATGGACAAAAGTTTGTAATGATAGTTTTGAacaagttaaaaaagaaattgtttctgataatattttaatccaTTTTAATAGAGATTTACCTTTAAGATTGTCTTGTGATGCTTCGCAAAATGGTATAGGTGCTGTACTCAGTCACATTTTGCCGGACGGTACTGACAGGcctattagttttatttcacGTGTTTATAGCAAAGCTGAAAAAGGATACTCGATGATCCATAAGGAAGCTTTAGCAATTTATTGGGCAGTCcaaaaattttatcagtaCTTAGTAGGTTCCAAGTTTGAGTTACAGTCAGACCATAAACCTTTGCAAGCTCTATTTGGAGAACACAAGAGCCTGCCACAAATGGCTGCAGGACGGCTCCAAAGGTGGTCCACATTTTTATCAGgatttaattatacttttaaatatattaaaggaaTGCATAATGTAATAGCTGATTGTATGTCAAGATTGCCATTGCAAAATAATTCTTGTATTAAGCAAACAAATGAATATGAGTATATAAATTTGGTAGCAgatcaaaatattgttaatttagaTTTAGTCAGGTCAGAAACTAGGAAAGATCCTATTTTAAGTTCAGTATTTAATATGATACGTTATGGATTTCcaaaatttacacaaaataattctCTTAAACCATATTTACAAAAGAAGAACGAACTATATATTGACCAGAATGTTATTATGTGGGGATATAGAGTTGTCATCCCTGAGAAATTAAGATCACATTTACTCAAAGAACTTCATTCTACACATGAAGGCATTGTCAAAATGAAATGTAACGCTAGGTCTTACTTTTGGTGGCCAGGTTTAGATatgcaaattgaaaatttaattaaatcttgtgatgtatgtatgacatatCGTTCAGAACCACCAAAAGCACCAATTATTTCATGGCCAAGAACTAAGGTTCCATATGAGCGTGTACATGCTGATTTTCTAGGGCCAATAGATAATAAGatgattttgttaataattgaTTCTTATAGTAAATGGCCTGAGGCATTTATTGTCAAAAGTTTAGATTCAAAACAGACGGTTGAAAGGTTTAGGGAGTGTTTCAGCCGATTTGGATTACCGAAAGTTGTAGTTACCGATAATGCGGCAACATTTATTAGTAAGGAGTTTTCTGAATTTCTTTCCAAGAACGGGATAGTACATGAAACTTCTCCACCCTTTCATCCGGCTACCAATGGCTTCGCAGAAAATGct aAACTCAATTCATATTGTTACTGGTGTTTCACCTTCTCAGTTGATGTTTCAAAGGAAACTTAG
- the LOC132902574 gene encoding uncharacterized protein LOC132902574, translating into MLPLTCPPTANTEILDENLIELDSSILEILGEDPTAATTYGKDIQKDLAVRLEHIATQGLSRETRKELLEKFLIPSNCTLIDAPAINPEIKGAIPIVVAKRTKAMEYKQKQLAGAIAGLSIIITQLINKKDSNSEILKKLMDVCRLLCDCQHNDSVTRKGFILSTLKKDMKEQIENTKIDKFLFGNDLAETLKAAKAINKSSAELKPVPVKQPTRKAANFSSKNVKAPPNRRGTTSTSQRPQETAPERRTKLQRASSSRTSQRASRHNHR; encoded by the coding sequence ATGTTACCGTTGACCTGTCCTCCTACTGCTAATACGGAGATTCTCGATGAGAATCTTATAGAACTAGATAGTTCTATTTTGGAAATTCTTGGAGAAGATCCCACGGCAGCTACCACATATGGTAAAGATATTCAAAAAGACCTGGCCGTTCGACTTGAGCATATCGCAACACAAGGGTTATCAAGGGAAACCCGCAAGGAGTTGCTCGAAAAATTCCTCATACCGAGTAATTGTACTCTTATTGATGCACCAGCCATTAATCCTGAAATAAAGGGCGCTATACCTATAGTAGTTGCAAAAAGAACTAAAGCTAtggaatacaaacaaaaacaattagcTGGTGCTATTGCGGGTCTCAGTATAATCATAACTCAATTAATTAACAAGAAAGATTCTAACTCggaaatactaaaaaaattaatggatGTTTGTCGGTTACTGTGTGACTGTCAACACAATGATTCTGTTACAAGGAAGGGATTTATTCTGAGCACTCTTAAGAAAGATATGAAAGAACAAatagaaaatactaaaatagatAAGTTTTTATTCGGTAATGACTTGGCCGAAACTTTAAAAGCCGCTAaggctataaataaatctagtgCTGAACTTAAGCCAGTTCCTGTAAAGCAACCTACAAGAAAAGCAGCTAATTTCTCTTCAAAAAACGTGAAAGCACCCCCGAATCGTCGGGGGACTACATCAACATCACAAAGACCCCAGGAGACTGCGCCGGAGCGGCGGACGAAGCTTCAGCGCGCCAGCTCGTCGAGGACATCGCAGCGAGCGTCGAGACACAACCACCGCTAA